The following coding sequences are from one Arthrobacter crystallopoietes window:
- a CDS encoding PH domain-containing protein, with protein MSSHDTDPPVVFRPRSAAWLTGVVWLIVLFSLVSTAVTHGFPALVQLAPLVALGYLAWWLAWYPAVVVSDAGVALRNPLLTVQVPWPALIMVDTKYALTLVTPKGKFAAWAAPAPGIFGVQRAQPGHVRGLPEVTYGPGESVRPGDLSNSDSGAAAFHVRSRWAELISSGAVAAGEADTATVAKRPNWLVLIAAAALIVASVLSLTG; from the coding sequence ATGTCCAGTCATGACACCGACCCTCCTGTTGTTTTCCGGCCGAGAAGTGCCGCTTGGTTGACGGGTGTTGTCTGGCTCATCGTGTTGTTCAGCCTGGTCTCTACAGCCGTAACGCATGGTTTCCCGGCTCTCGTGCAGCTTGCGCCGTTGGTGGCCCTCGGGTATCTGGCGTGGTGGCTGGCCTGGTACCCCGCCGTCGTTGTTTCCGACGCCGGGGTGGCGCTGCGCAATCCGCTGCTGACAGTTCAGGTCCCGTGGCCCGCCCTGATCATGGTTGACACGAAATACGCGCTGACACTGGTCACGCCGAAGGGAAAGTTCGCGGCATGGGCGGCGCCGGCGCCTGGCATCTTCGGCGTCCAACGCGCACAGCCGGGGCATGTCCGCGGGCTGCCGGAGGTGACCTATGGGCCGGGCGAATCCGTGCGTCCCGGTGACCTTTCCAATTCGGATTCCGGTGCCGCGGCCTTCCATGTCCGCTCCCGTTGGGCCGAACTGATCTCGTCCGGCGCGGTGGCGGCCGGCGAGGCCGACACTGCCACAGTCGCGAAAAGGCCGAACTGGCTGGTTCTCATTGCGGCAGCAGCCCTGATTGTAGCCAGCGTGCTGTCGTTGACGGGCTGA
- a CDS encoding ABC transporter permease: MTTTSTVSTEPAAHQEKAGLSQGQIVRKRFMGNTAALISLVLFLLILVLAYSAGGFFGLPGWWKFTYNEVNDLANGGKPTLQLFPFSLGEHPFGQDRLGRDTFAQTMRGVQISVAVMFIIGVVGGAIGVVVGAVSGFFRGRIEAVLMRLTDIVIVIPLIILAAVLGQLAARWIPAGIQPYFLGLFVGLVAWTGLARLVRAEFLSLREREFVDAARIAGASNARIIFKHILPNAVGVIIVSVTLSMSAAILLETSLSYIGMGVKAPDVSLGSLISQNQEAFSTRPWLFWWPGIFIVAICLCINFIGDGLRDAFDPRQKKFNAKKAGAATAPDDGQGAEGSRPTKV, translated from the coding sequence ATGACCACCACGAGTACTGTTTCAACCGAACCTGCGGCACATCAAGAAAAAGCCGGACTAAGCCAAGGCCAGATTGTCCGCAAGAGGTTCATGGGCAACACTGCGGCGCTGATCAGCCTGGTGCTGTTCTTGCTCATTCTGGTTCTGGCTTACTCTGCGGGCGGTTTCTTCGGCCTGCCGGGCTGGTGGAAATTCACCTACAACGAGGTCAATGACTTGGCCAATGGCGGAAAGCCCACACTGCAGCTCTTCCCGTTCAGCTTGGGCGAGCACCCGTTCGGCCAGGACCGGCTGGGCCGGGATACCTTCGCCCAGACAATGCGGGGCGTGCAAATTTCCGTAGCAGTGATGTTCATCATCGGCGTCGTCGGCGGCGCCATCGGCGTCGTGGTTGGAGCCGTCTCCGGCTTCTTCCGCGGCAGGATCGAAGCGGTGCTCATGCGACTGACGGACATCGTCATCGTGATTCCGCTGATTATTCTTGCAGCCGTTCTCGGTCAACTCGCTGCACGCTGGATTCCAGCCGGAATCCAGCCCTATTTCCTGGGCCTCTTTGTCGGGCTCGTCGCGTGGACCGGTCTCGCCCGGCTGGTCCGAGCAGAATTTCTCTCCCTGCGCGAGCGCGAATTCGTGGATGCAGCCCGCATCGCCGGCGCTTCAAACGCCCGGATCATCTTTAAGCACATTCTTCCCAACGCCGTGGGCGTCATCATTGTCAGCGTGACGCTGAGTATGTCGGCTGCGATTCTGCTGGAGACCAGCCTGTCCTATATCGGTATGGGTGTGAAGGCACCCGACGTTTCACTGGGCTCGCTGATCAGCCAGAACCAGGAAGCGTTTTCCACCCGTCCGTGGCTCTTCTGGTGGCCGGGCATTTTCATTGTGGCCATCTGCTTGTGCATCAACTTCATCGGCGACGGACTGCGGGATGCCTTTGACCCCCGGCAGAAGAAGTTCAATGCCAAGAAGGCCGGTGCAGCAACGGCGCCGGATGATGGTCAGGGAGCCGAGGGCTCCCGACCTACGAAAGTTTGA
- a CDS encoding ABC transporter permease has protein sequence MVTYIVRRLFTAVLILLGASFLVYQLTALSGDPLADLRTSNQPNKEELIQQRIELLDLNVPAPIRYFHWLGGAAKCLVPFAGQCDLGFSTTGQPVTEALGRAMGMTILLVSAAAILAVLIGVSLGIVTALRQYSTLDYGVTFMAFLFFSLPVFWVAVLLKEYVAIGFNNFLREPQIPLVTIIMVSVVSALIWYICARGTVPARLKAAGIGFVLAGGVLWLLSATSWFSSPGLGLPVIAVAGAGVAFGATLLTAGLKNRRALYSSLIMVAVGIMLYFPIQPLLAQATGLMVVLLAVATILLGLGVGYLMGGYDRRQNMSAAVITSFLTAGLVLLDRYMQAWPAYFNNNRVNGRPIATIGAETPNLEGDFWVHGLDTFTHLLLPTIALLLISLASYSRYSRSSMLEIMNMDYIRTARAKGLGERTVVMRHAFRNALIPIATIVAYDIGGLIGGAVITERVFAFAGMGQLFIQALDRVDPNPVMGVFLVTGILALVFNLIADLVYSALDPRVRVKA, from the coding sequence ATGGTGACCTATATTGTGCGGCGGCTATTCACAGCCGTACTGATTCTCCTGGGTGCCTCATTCTTGGTCTACCAATTAACCGCACTGTCCGGCGACCCGCTTGCTGACCTACGCACGAGCAACCAGCCGAATAAGGAAGAGCTCATCCAGCAGCGTATTGAGCTTCTGGACCTGAATGTGCCTGCACCCATACGTTACTTCCACTGGTTAGGAGGCGCAGCAAAATGCCTCGTGCCGTTCGCCGGCCAGTGCGATCTCGGGTTTTCCACCACAGGACAGCCCGTGACGGAGGCGCTGGGCAGAGCCATGGGCATGACGATACTCTTGGTTAGCGCGGCCGCAATTCTAGCCGTGCTTATCGGCGTTTCGCTCGGCATCGTGACAGCGCTGCGTCAGTACAGCACGCTGGACTATGGCGTCACCTTTATGGCGTTCCTCTTCTTCTCGCTGCCGGTTTTCTGGGTAGCAGTTCTGCTCAAGGAATACGTTGCCATCGGGTTCAACAACTTTCTGCGGGAACCGCAAATCCCCTTGGTAACCATAATCATGGTGAGCGTGGTCAGCGCCTTGATCTGGTACATCTGCGCCCGTGGAACAGTGCCGGCCAGGCTCAAGGCCGCTGGCATCGGGTTCGTGCTGGCCGGCGGCGTGCTCTGGCTGCTGTCGGCGACGTCTTGGTTCAGCTCGCCAGGGCTTGGGCTGCCGGTTATTGCAGTCGCAGGTGCAGGAGTCGCCTTCGGCGCAACCTTGTTGACCGCTGGCTTGAAGAATCGGCGCGCGCTGTATTCGTCCCTGATAATGGTTGCCGTCGGCATCATGCTGTATTTCCCCATCCAGCCGCTGCTGGCTCAGGCAACGGGCCTGATGGTTGTCCTGCTGGCCGTAGCCACAATCCTGCTAGGGCTGGGAGTTGGATACCTCATGGGTGGCTACGACCGACGCCAGAACATGAGCGCGGCAGTCATTACGTCGTTCCTGACCGCGGGACTGGTCCTTCTGGACCGGTACATGCAGGCATGGCCCGCTTACTTCAACAACAACAGAGTCAACGGTCGGCCCATCGCTACCATCGGAGCGGAGACGCCGAACCTGGAAGGTGACTTCTGGGTGCACGGCCTCGATACCTTTACCCACCTGCTCCTGCCCACCATTGCACTGCTGCTGATTTCATTGGCTTCCTACAGCCGTTATTCGCGCTCTTCGATGCTGGAAATCATGAACATGGACTACATCCGTACCGCGCGGGCGAAGGGGCTCGGCGAGCGGACGGTGGTTATGCGCCACGCGTTCAGGAACGCCCTGATTCCCATTGCCACTATCGTGGCCTATGACATCGGCGGACTGATTGGCGGTGCGGTCATCACGGAGCGGGTCTTCGCGTTCGCTGGCATGGGGCAACTCTTTATCCAGGCCCTGGATCGCGTTGACCCGAATCCCGTCATGGGAGTTTTCCTGGTCACGGGCATCCTGGCGCTCGTCTTCAACCTCATAGCGGACCTCGTCTACTCCGCCCTGGATCCGAGAGTGAGGGTCAAGGCATGA
- a CDS encoding ABC transporter family substrate-binding protein, which produces MRFGRTSKAIGVAAVAAMALSACASTGGGNTASEGAGDTAATGGTISVAETNAFSSFNSDTAAGNVDINGKIAYMTRGGFYHIDNELNVVRNEEFGTYEKLSDDPLVVKYTLNEGVQWSDGNAVDAADLMLNWVSESGYANDATVDPETGEVTEGTNYFDYAGDTSGLALTEIPEIGDDGRSITLTYSKPYADWEIVFGGLNDGGIGMPAHVIAEKAGLADEQALIDLIEGLERGDAANPADPNAELQAVADVYNTGFDTKSLPSDESLYLSSGPFMVDSITPDQSITLVRNESYDWGPTPNVNEITVRFIGAAPDQVQALENGEVDIIAPQPSADTVELLESIDGVTVEVDDQLAYDHIDLNYTGVFADENVREAFMKAVPRQTIVDRIVKPLKEDAAPLDSQFFVPAQEAYGASAASNGSEAYQEADIEGAKELLNGETPEVRIMYNKDNPNRVDAFALIQESAEQAGFEIVDGGLGASDWGAALGTGTYDASIYGWINSGVGVSGVPQIFRTDSGSNYNGFSDPEADKLMDELMVTTDAAAQDEIITKIDKLVWDSFYGLPLFQSVGLDAYNSERVEGVVYQPNQTGVFWNFWDWKVKGE; this is translated from the coding sequence ATGCGTTTCGGACGTACTTCCAAAGCAATCGGTGTTGCTGCTGTTGCGGCCATGGCACTGAGTGCCTGCGCGTCGACGGGTGGCGGAAATACCGCATCCGAAGGTGCAGGCGATACCGCGGCTACCGGTGGAACCATTAGTGTCGCTGAGACCAATGCGTTCAGTTCGTTCAACTCGGACACCGCCGCAGGCAACGTTGATATCAACGGCAAGATCGCCTACATGACCCGCGGCGGTTTCTACCACATCGATAATGAACTCAACGTCGTCCGGAATGAAGAATTCGGAACATATGAAAAGCTTTCCGATGACCCACTGGTCGTGAAATACACCCTCAACGAGGGCGTCCAGTGGTCTGATGGCAATGCCGTCGACGCGGCCGACCTCATGCTGAACTGGGTCTCCGAATCCGGCTACGCCAATGATGCGACGGTCGACCCGGAAACCGGTGAAGTCACCGAAGGAACGAACTACTTCGATTACGCCGGCGACACGAGCGGCCTCGCACTGACCGAGATCCCCGAGATCGGCGACGACGGCCGCTCCATCACCTTGACCTACTCCAAGCCGTACGCCGACTGGGAGATTGTCTTCGGCGGACTAAACGACGGCGGTATCGGCATGCCTGCGCATGTCATTGCAGAAAAGGCCGGCTTGGCTGACGAGCAAGCTCTTATCGACCTGATTGAGGGACTGGAACGCGGTGACGCGGCGAATCCTGCCGATCCGAATGCCGAGCTGCAAGCAGTTGCCGACGTTTATAACACTGGATTCGACACGAAGTCGTTGCCCAGCGACGAATCGCTGTATCTCTCCAGTGGGCCTTTCATGGTGGACAGCATCACGCCGGATCAGTCAATCACCCTGGTACGCAATGAGTCCTATGACTGGGGCCCGACCCCGAACGTGAACGAAATTACCGTCCGGTTCATCGGCGCCGCCCCCGACCAGGTCCAAGCGCTGGAGAACGGCGAGGTGGACATCATTGCCCCTCAGCCCTCCGCGGACACAGTCGAGCTGCTCGAATCGATTGATGGCGTCACAGTAGAAGTCGACGACCAGCTGGCCTACGACCACATCGACCTCAATTACACGGGCGTTTTCGCCGATGAAAACGTCCGGGAAGCCTTCATGAAAGCTGTTCCACGGCAGACCATCGTGGACCGCATCGTGAAGCCGCTGAAGGAAGACGCTGCACCGCTGGACTCGCAGTTCTTCGTTCCTGCCCAGGAGGCCTATGGGGCCTCTGCCGCGTCCAACGGCTCGGAGGCATACCAGGAAGCTGACATCGAAGGCGCCAAGGAGTTGCTCAACGGCGAGACTCCCGAAGTGCGGATCATGTACAACAAGGACAACCCGAACCGCGTGGATGCCTTTGCCTTGATCCAGGAATCTGCGGAGCAGGCAGGGTTCGAAATTGTCGACGGCGGTCTGGGCGCCTCTGACTGGGGTGCTGCCTTGGGAACCGGCACCTATGATGCGTCCATCTACGGCTGGATCAACTCCGGTGTCGGCGTCAGCGGCGTACCGCAGATCTTCCGTACGGACAGCGGCTCAAACTACAACGGCTTCTCCGATCCAGAGGCCGACAAGCTGATGGACGAACTCATGGTCACCACGGACGCGGCCGCACAGGATGAAATCATCACCAAGATCGACAAGCTGGTGTGGGACTCATTCTATGGATTGCCGCTCTTCCAGTCGGTGGGGCTCGATGCTTACAACAGCGAACGTGTTGAAGGCGTTGTCTACCAGCCGAACCAGACCGGTGTCTTCTGGAACTTCTGGGACTGGAAAGTCAAGGGTGAGTAA
- a CDS encoding iron chaperone: MAIQHESVDAYIGSFAEDVQLRLRELREISRNCAPNATEGLKWGHPAYSLGTILFVFSGHQKHANFVFTPSTLAAFSDQLIGYKTGKGSIQLPYDAPVPTDVLSRMIAYRIREYEKDGVKWM, translated from the coding sequence ATGGCGATACAGCACGAGAGCGTTGACGCGTACATCGGTTCGTTCGCCGAGGACGTCCAGTTGCGGCTTCGGGAATTGCGGGAAATAAGCCGCAACTGCGCTCCCAACGCCACCGAAGGACTCAAATGGGGCCACCCTGCCTACTCCCTGGGAACAATTCTGTTCGTCTTTAGCGGCCATCAAAAGCACGCAAATTTCGTCTTTACGCCGTCCACCCTTGCTGCTTTCAGTGACCAGCTCATTGGATACAAGACAGGCAAAGGCTCGATACAGCTGCCGTACGACGCACCTGTACCCACGGACGTGCTCAGCAGGATGATTGCCTATCGCATCCGGGAGTACGAGAAGGACGGCGTGAAGTGGATGTAG
- a CDS encoding DUF1877 family protein codes for MGIRYYAYAFDSDQTEKALADPLTVIGSDPLADALGLEPGFTHGVTDFRQSLPERDFLYLDKAWQHLQRLTARRSSGAGARAAYRMFEGQVTNTDGGFTWRPWVRALPPHEVEPIARDLETISDADIEAGLGGFCSSSQSLESELAYATQFLHRARDFADAVASEGRGFAYMIG; via the coding sequence ATGGGAATCAGATACTACGCATACGCATTCGACAGCGATCAGACCGAGAAGGCACTCGCTGACCCACTCACGGTGATTGGCTCCGACCCGCTCGCGGACGCATTGGGCCTTGAGCCGGGTTTCACTCACGGTGTCACAGACTTCCGGCAATCCTTGCCGGAGCGTGACTTTCTCTACCTCGACAAGGCATGGCAGCACCTGCAGCGGCTAACTGCTCGGCGCTCTTCGGGTGCTGGAGCCAGAGCGGCCTACCGGATGTTCGAAGGGCAGGTGACAAACACCGACGGTGGTTTCACCTGGCGGCCGTGGGTGCGCGCACTCCCGCCTCATGAGGTCGAACCCATCGCCCGGGACCTTGAGACGATCAGCGACGCCGACATCGAAGCGGGCCTGGGCGGGTTCTGCTCGTCCAGTCAGTCGTTGGAGTCCGAGCTGGCCTACGCGACCCAATTCCTACATCGAGCTAGAGACTTCGCCGATGCGGTGGCCTCGGAGGGGCGTGGATTCGCCTACATGATCGGATGA